The genomic interval TGCGGACAAGTCACTGCAACGACACCCAGAGCCGGGGTCAGCGATCTGTCGAGTCACACACGGGCAGGACGGCCAGCACCACCCTGACGAGCCGATCCCAGATCAGCCACCGGGATACTCACAGCGATCTGTGGTTCCCGCCGCGCAAGATCCCGCTCGAGGACGGGTCGATGACGTTGCTGCCGGTGCTGGTGCTCACGTGCGCGTACTCGCGGTTCATGCTCGCCACGATGATCCCGACTCGGCACACGCAGGATCTGCTGCTGGGGATGTGGGTGCTGCTGCAGCAGCTGGGCCGGGTTCCGCGGCGGCTGATCTGGGACAACGAGTCGGGCATCGGGCGCGGCAAGCGGCATGCCGAGGGGGTCGCGGCGTTCACCGGCACCCTGGCCACGACGTTGCTGCGCCTGAAGCCGTATGACCCGCAGTCCAAGGGCGTGGTGGAACGACGCAACGGGTTCTTCGAGACCTCGTTCATGCCCGGGCGCGACTTCGCCTCTCCGGGCGACTTCAACGACCAGTTCGCCGACTGGCTGACCGGGGCGAACGCGAGGATCGTGCGCACGATCCGGACCAGGCCGTTGGACCTGCTCGAGGCCGACAAGGCCGCGATGCTGCCGCTGCCGCCGGTGGCGCCGGCGGTGGGCTGGGTCAACCGGATCCGGCTGGGCAACGACTACTACGTGCGTGCCGGTACAAACGACTACTCGGTCGACCCGGCGATGATCGGCCGGTTCGTGGACGTGCACGCCGACCTGGCCCGGGTCGAGGTCCGCCACGCCGGGCGCGTGGTGGCCGCCCACGACCGGGTCTGGGCGCGCGGCATGACGATCACCGACCCGGCCCACGTGGCGACCGCGAAGATGCTGCGCGAGCGGTTCCAGGCGCCCCGCCCGGCACAGGCCGAGTCGATGGTGCGGGACCTGGGCGAGTACGACCGCGCGTTCGGCATCATCACCGGCGAGGTGGCGGTCTGATGGCGGCCGCGGCCAAGCCCGCGGCGGGCGAGACGCTCAAGCAGCTGAACTACCTTGCCGCCGCGCTCAAGGCACCACGGATCACCGAGTCCGCCGCCCGGCTGGCCGACCACGCCCGCGATGCCGGCTGGACCCATGAGGAGTACCTCGCCGCCGTCCTCGAACGCGAAGTCGCCGCACGCAACGCCTCCGGCGCTCAGCTACGCATCCGTGCCGCCGGGTTCGCCGCCCGCAAGGCGATCGAGGAGTTCGACTTCGACGCCCAGCCCGCCGTGCGCCAGCCGATCGCCGCGCTGGCCTCCGGCGGGTTCCTGACCGAGGCACGCAACGTCGTGCTGCTCGGGCCACCCGGCACCGGCAAGACCCACCTGGCCATCGGTCTGGGCATCGCCGCCGCTCATCACGGCTACCGGGTCCTGTTCGCGACGGCAACCGGCTGGGTCACCCGCCTGACCGACGCCCACCGCGCCGGCAAACTGCCCCAGGACCTGGCGAAACTGCGCCGCTACGGTCTGATCATCATCGACGAGGTCGGCTACCTGCCCTTCGAGCAAGACGCCGCGAACCTGTTCTTCCAACTCGTCTCGGCCCGCTACGAACACGCCTCGCTGATCCTGACCTCCAACCTGCCCTTCAGCGGCTGGGGCGGCGTCTTCGGCGACCAAGTCGTCGCCGCAGCGATGATCGACCGCATCGTCCACCACGCCGACGTCCTGACCCTCAAAGGCGCCAGCTACCGGCTACGCAACCGCGGCCTCGACACCCTGCCCAGCATCCGCGAGACCACCGACCCCCAGCCGACCTAGGCTGGCCCCACACCGTTCACTTTTCGAACGCCGAAAGTGTTCAGTTTTCGAGCGTCGTCGACACCCGCTCGCCCGGAGGACATGGCCGCGGCATGCGAGTGTTCCCCGCGCGAGCGGGGATGAGCCGGGCCTCACTGCACTGCAGGTCAAGGCGTTGCGGTGTTCCCCGCGCGAGCGGGGATGAGCCGCAGTACGAGCAGGTCGGTAACGCCGTCCCGCCGGTGTTCCCCGCGCGAGCGGGGATGAGCCGGCGGCGCGGGCCCGGGTGCTGCGGCCCGCCAGGTGTTCCCCGCGCGAGCGGGGATGAGCCGTTCAACGAGCGCGCCCACCGCTACTGGCTGGAGTGTTCCCCGCGCGAGCGGGGATGAGCCGGCCCTGTTCGACCGGTACGGCGACAAGCGTGGGTGTTCCCCGCGCGAGCGGGGATGAGCCGGCCGGTGCCCGCGGAGTCCGCGAGGATGCCGTGTGTTCCCCGCGCGAGCGGGGATGAGCCGTTGACGATCGCCATGGGTCGGCCCTCCTGGGGGTGTTCCCCGCGCGAGCGGGGATGAGCCCGCAATCGAGGAGATGGCGAAG from Xylanimonas allomyrinae carries:
- a CDS encoding Mu transposase domain-containing protein; its protein translation is MGHDPQVGQSPDQDTEVGQSGAGRLLVRTSHCNDTQSRGQRSVESHTGRTASTTLTSRSQISHRDTHSDLWFPPRKIPLEDGSMTLLPVLVLTCAYSRFMLATMIPTRHTQDLLLGMWVLLQQLGRVPRRLIWDNESGIGRGKRHAEGVAAFTGTLATTLLRLKPYDPQSKGVVERRNGFFETSFMPGRDFASPGDFNDQFADWLTGANARIVRTIRTRPLDLLEADKAAMLPLPPVAPAVGWVNRIRLGNDYYVRAGTNDYSVDPAMIGRFVDVHADLARVEVRHAGRVVAAHDRVWARGMTITDPAHVATAKMLRERFQAPRPAQAESMVRDLGEYDRAFGIITGEVAV
- the istB gene encoding IS21-like element helper ATPase IstB, producing MAAAAKPAAGETLKQLNYLAAALKAPRITESAARLADHARDAGWTHEEYLAAVLEREVAARNASGAQLRIRAAGFAARKAIEEFDFDAQPAVRQPIAALASGGFLTEARNVVLLGPPGTGKTHLAIGLGIAAAHHGYRVLFATATGWVTRLTDAHRAGKLPQDLAKLRRYGLIIIDEVGYLPFEQDAANLFFQLVSARYEHASLILTSNLPFSGWGGVFGDQVVAAAMIDRIVHHADVLTLKGASYRLRNRGLDTLPSIRETTDPQPT